The Streptomyces sp. NBC_01275 genome has a segment encoding these proteins:
- a CDS encoding glycoside hydrolase family 127 protein, translated as MPRPRSAVPSSTSSAPSEQGGALLGPVRQGPGAQAALAPAAVEVRGGFWDTRREVNARTSIPQGPALLESAGNLRNLRLAAGADEGEFQGAYPFVDSDVYKWLEAASWQLAQRTPEDDGPLAADVERIVSLVVGAQQPDGYLNTWFQLLKGGERYRDLRWGHELYCAGHLIQAAVAHHRATGRSELLDVAVRFADHIDSVFGLPGSGKPIDGVDGHPEVETALVELYRETGERRYLDLAGYFVDRFGHGLLGGEAYCQDRVPLREAVNVEGHAVRQLYLLAAVADLATETGEAALRTAAERLWEAMTATKTHLTGGLGAHHDEEDFGDPYELPNERAYCETCAAIASIQWSWRMALLTGEARYSDLIERTLYNGFLAGVSLDGEHWLYVNPLQVRDGHTDTGGDQSARRTRWFRCACCPPNVMRLLASLEHYLASSDADGLQIHQYVTGRYTGDVDGTPVVVSAETDYPWDGTIALTVEESAQERPWTLSLRIPQWCREYRLRVGDTTYDSNGTPVTDGWLRLERTWAPGDRVVLELAVEPRLTAADPRVDAVRGCVAIERGPLVYCLEGVDHPGGGLDDMVLDTTRPLAVKHRPDLLGGVTTVVAAGRRRHLADAGWWPYRTADPAIADSATADSAIADSATADAPPVDEPLELTAIPYYAWANRQDGSMRVWLPTS; from the coding sequence ATGCCCCGCCCACGTTCCGCCGTGCCCTCCTCCACGTCCTCGGCCCCGTCCGAGCAGGGAGGCGCCCTCCTGGGCCCGGTCCGCCAGGGCCCGGGCGCCCAGGCGGCGCTCGCCCCTGCCGCCGTCGAGGTGCGCGGCGGCTTCTGGGACACCCGACGCGAGGTGAACGCGCGTACCTCCATCCCGCAGGGCCCCGCACTGCTGGAGTCGGCGGGGAACCTGCGGAACCTGCGGCTCGCGGCGGGTGCGGACGAGGGCGAGTTCCAGGGCGCGTACCCGTTCGTGGACTCGGACGTCTACAAGTGGCTGGAGGCCGCCTCCTGGCAGCTCGCCCAGCGGACGCCCGAGGACGACGGCCCGCTCGCGGCCGACGTGGAGCGCATCGTCTCCCTCGTCGTCGGCGCGCAGCAGCCCGACGGCTACCTCAACACCTGGTTCCAGCTGCTCAAGGGCGGCGAGCGCTACCGGGACCTGCGCTGGGGCCACGAGCTGTACTGCGCCGGCCATCTGATCCAGGCGGCGGTGGCCCACCACCGGGCCACCGGGCGCAGCGAGCTCCTCGACGTGGCCGTGCGGTTCGCCGACCACATCGACTCGGTCTTCGGCCTGCCCGGCAGCGGCAAGCCCATCGACGGCGTCGACGGCCACCCCGAGGTCGAGACCGCCCTCGTCGAGCTGTACCGGGAAACGGGTGAACGCCGATACCTGGACCTCGCCGGCTACTTCGTGGACCGCTTCGGCCACGGCCTGCTGGGCGGCGAGGCGTACTGCCAGGACCGCGTCCCGCTGCGCGAGGCGGTCAACGTCGAGGGTCATGCGGTGCGCCAGCTGTATCTGCTGGCCGCCGTGGCCGACCTGGCCACCGAGACGGGGGAGGCCGCGCTGCGCACCGCCGCCGAGCGGCTGTGGGAGGCGATGACCGCCACCAAGACGCACCTCACCGGCGGCCTCGGCGCCCATCACGACGAGGAGGACTTCGGCGACCCGTACGAGCTGCCGAACGAGCGCGCCTACTGCGAGACCTGCGCGGCCATCGCCTCGATCCAGTGGAGCTGGCGCATGGCCCTGCTCACCGGCGAGGCCCGCTACTCCGACCTGATCGAACGCACCCTGTACAACGGCTTCCTCGCCGGCGTCTCCCTCGACGGCGAACACTGGCTGTACGTCAATCCGCTCCAGGTCCGCGACGGCCACACCGACACCGGCGGCGACCAGTCGGCCCGCCGCACCCGATGGTTCCGCTGCGCCTGCTGCCCGCCGAACGTCATGCGGCTGCTGGCCTCCCTGGAGCACTACCTCGCCTCGAGCGACGCCGACGGCCTGCAGATCCACCAGTACGTCACCGGGCGCTACACCGGCGACGTCGACGGGACCCCGGTCGTGGTGAGCGCCGAGACCGACTACCCCTGGGACGGCACGATCGCCCTGACCGTCGAGGAGAGCGCGCAGGAACGGCCCTGGACGCTCTCCCTGCGGATCCCGCAGTGGTGCCGCGAGTACCGGCTCCGGGTCGGGGACACGACGTACGACAGCAACGGCACGCCCGTCACCGACGGCTGGCTGCGGCTCGAGCGCACCTGGGCCCCCGGCGACCGGGTCGTCCTGGAACTCGCCGTCGAGCCCCGCCTGACCGCCGCGGACCCGCGGGTGGACGCCGTACGCGGCTGTGTGGCGATCGAGCGCGGACCGCTCGTGTACTGCCTGGAAGGGGTCGACCACCCCGGCGGCGGCCTGGACGACATGGTGCTCGACACCACCCGCCCGCTCGCCGTGAAGCACCGCCCCGACCTGCTCGGCGGCGTCACCACCGTGGTGGCCGCAGGACGCCGCCGGCACCTCGCCGACGCGGGCTGGTGGCCGTACCGGACCGCCGACCCCGCCATCGCAGACTCCGCCACCGCAGACTCCGCCATCGCAGACTCCGCCACCGCAGACGCCCCACCGGTCGACGAGCCCCTCGAACTGACCGCGATCCCCTACTACGCGTGGGCCAACCGCCAGGACGGCAGCATGCGCGTCTGGCTGCCCACCTCCTGA
- a CDS encoding extracellular solute-binding protein, protein MRNTRRALITALAAVGALTSVAACGGGSDSAASGSGGAGGTYAFWDPYPQFDASSAWGKLVSKCGTDAGVKIKRTGYDTTDLGNKALLAAQQGNAPDVMLVDNPVVSTLVEAGIITKTSDLGLDTKSIQQNVLGAGTIDGSAYGVPIGANTLALYYNKKVLSAAGVDPASIKDWNSLTAALKKVKDAGKKGITFSAINTEEGSFQFLPWFWGAGGDLTKLNSAKGVAALSLWKQWVDAGYAPKDVLQNTQTTSWQEFATGDYAFSENGTWQLGNAAKAGFEYGVLSIPGQSGGSAPVPTGGEFVTVPVQKDTARYDVSKKIVTCLTSSANLLATDTTLAYVAPTAAVQAEQVKANPELKPWVDAVAAARGRTSGGLGTKYPTISQPLWTAVQSALSGGQSPQAALDAAQTAAGKATN, encoded by the coding sequence GTGAGAAACACCCGCCGCGCCCTGATCACCGCCCTCGCCGCCGTCGGCGCGCTCACCTCCGTCGCCGCGTGCGGCGGCGGGTCCGACTCCGCCGCCTCCGGATCCGGCGGCGCCGGTGGGACGTACGCCTTCTGGGACCCGTACCCCCAGTTCGACGCGTCCTCGGCGTGGGGCAAGCTCGTGAGCAAATGCGGCACCGACGCCGGCGTCAAGATCAAGCGCACCGGGTACGACACCACGGACCTGGGCAACAAGGCGCTGCTCGCCGCCCAGCAGGGCAACGCGCCCGACGTGATGCTCGTGGACAACCCGGTCGTCTCCACGCTGGTGGAGGCGGGGATCATCACCAAGACGAGCGACCTCGGCCTGGACACGAAGTCGATCCAGCAGAACGTCCTCGGCGCGGGCACCATCGACGGCTCCGCCTACGGTGTGCCGATCGGCGCCAACACGCTCGCCCTCTACTACAACAAGAAGGTCCTGTCCGCCGCGGGCGTCGACCCGGCCTCCATCAAGGACTGGAACTCGCTCACGGCGGCCCTGAAGAAGGTCAAGGACGCCGGCAAGAAGGGCATCACGTTCTCCGCGATCAACACGGAGGAGGGCAGCTTCCAGTTCCTGCCCTGGTTCTGGGGCGCAGGCGGCGACCTCACCAAGCTGAACTCGGCGAAGGGCGTCGCCGCGCTGTCCCTGTGGAAGCAGTGGGTCGACGCCGGGTACGCGCCCAAGGACGTCCTGCAGAACACCCAGACCACCAGCTGGCAGGAGTTCGCCACCGGCGACTACGCGTTCAGCGAGAACGGCACCTGGCAGCTCGGCAACGCGGCGAAGGCCGGATTCGAGTACGGCGTCCTCAGCATCCCGGGGCAGAGCGGCGGGTCGGCGCCGGTGCCGACCGGCGGCGAGTTCGTCACGGTCCCCGTGCAGAAGGACACCGCGCGCTACGACGTCAGCAAGAAGATCGTCACCTGCCTGACCAGCTCCGCCAACCTGCTGGCCACGGACACCACGCTGGCCTACGTAGCCCCCACCGCGGCGGTCCAGGCCGAGCAGGTCAAGGCGAACCCCGAGCTCAAGCCGTGGGTCGACGCGGTCGCCGCGGCGCGCGGCCGGACCAGCGGCGGGCTGGGCACCAAGTACCCGACCATCTCCCAGCCCCTGTGGACCGCCGTCCAGTCCGCTCTGTCCGGCGGCCAGAGCCCGCAGGCCGCCCTCGACGCCGCGCAGACGGCCGCCGGCAAGGCGACCAACTGA
- a CDS encoding carbohydrate ABC transporter permease: protein MTTARVDRRSLRSPVRSGATGADDRTDAPALRRRRRRSRATALAFLAPLAVYLAAFYVYPLYRNLDLSLRDYTVRSFVAGDAPFSGLDNFRTVLDDPTFGPAIRHTMIFTFGSIAFQYAAGLALAVFFNRHFRLAGTLRALFLIPWLLPLIVSASTWSWMFNSESGVLNYALHLVGVAPVDWLNSPDWALTSVIIANIWIGIPFNLVILYSGLQNIPGELYEAASLDGASAWQQFRRITFPLLRPVSAITLLLGLVYTLKVFDLIWIMTKGGPGDASSTLATWSYQLGFGTLLPKFGPGAAVGNILILIALAFGLLYIRVQRRQQA from the coding sequence ATGACCACCGCCCGCGTCGACCGCCGCTCCCTGCGGTCCCCGGTCAGGTCCGGGGCGACCGGCGCCGACGACCGGACGGACGCCCCGGCGCTCCGCCGTCGGCGTCGCAGGAGCCGAGCGACCGCACTGGCGTTCCTCGCGCCCCTGGCCGTCTACCTCGCCGCGTTCTACGTCTATCCCCTCTACCGCAACCTCGACCTGAGCCTGCGCGACTACACCGTCCGGTCGTTCGTGGCGGGCGACGCGCCGTTCTCCGGGCTGGACAACTTCCGGACCGTCCTCGACGACCCCACGTTCGGCCCGGCGATCCGCCACACCATGATCTTCACCTTCGGGTCGATCGCGTTCCAGTACGCCGCCGGGCTCGCCCTCGCCGTCTTCTTCAACCGCCACTTCCGGCTGGCCGGCACCCTCAGGGCGCTGTTCCTGATCCCCTGGCTGCTGCCGCTGATCGTGTCGGCGTCGACCTGGTCGTGGATGTTCAACAGCGAGTCCGGCGTCCTCAACTACGCCCTCCACCTGGTCGGCGTGGCCCCGGTCGACTGGCTCAACTCGCCCGACTGGGCGCTGACCTCGGTCATCATCGCCAACATCTGGATCGGCATCCCGTTCAACCTGGTCATCCTCTACAGCGGGCTGCAGAACATCCCCGGCGAGCTGTACGAGGCCGCGTCGCTGGACGGGGCGAGCGCCTGGCAGCAGTTCCGCCGGATCACCTTCCCGCTGCTGCGCCCGGTCTCGGCGATCACCCTTCTCCTCGGCCTCGTCTACACCCTCAAGGTGTTCGACCTGATCTGGATCATGACCAAGGGCGGTCCCGGCGACGCCTCGTCCACGCTGGCGACCTGGTCCTACCAACTCGGGTTCGGCACGCTGCTGCCGAAGTTCGGTCCCGGGGCCGCCGTCGGCAACATCCTCATCCTCATCGCCCTCGCCTTCGGGCTGCTGTACATCCGCGTCCAGAGGAGGCAGCAAGCATGA
- a CDS encoding carbohydrate ABC transporter permease: MTAVHSSARRSRLNTLIGVLLTAVMLFPVYWMLNVSLTPQQDMRKSPPDLLPLHPTFEGYRAVLHDQLPYLGTSLLIGLGTVVLTLLLAAPAGFALATLRPRGGGLLGLVLLVAQMIPGIVMAMGFYGIFLDLGLLNSWWGLIIADSTIAVPFGVMIFTAFMSGIPGELIAAARIDGAGTFRTFWSIVLPVSRNALVTVSLFSFLWAWSDFVFANTLDGGGDWRPITLGIYHYIGNNNQEWNAIMATAVVASLPAAVLLVLAQRYVAAGVTAGAVKD, from the coding sequence ATGACCGCCGTCCACAGCTCCGCCCGGCGCTCGCGCCTGAACACCCTCATCGGCGTCCTGCTCACCGCCGTCATGCTGTTCCCGGTGTACTGGATGCTCAACGTGTCCCTCACTCCGCAGCAGGACATGCGCAAGAGCCCGCCCGACCTGCTGCCCCTGCACCCCACCTTCGAGGGCTACCGCGCCGTTCTGCACGACCAGCTGCCCTACCTCGGCACCAGCTTGCTCATCGGCCTGGGCACGGTCGTCCTCACCCTCCTCCTCGCCGCCCCGGCCGGCTTCGCGCTGGCCACCCTGCGGCCCCGCGGCGGCGGCCTCCTCGGCCTCGTCCTGCTGGTCGCCCAGATGATCCCCGGCATCGTCATGGCGATGGGCTTCTACGGCATCTTCCTCGACCTCGGCCTGCTCAACTCCTGGTGGGGGCTGATCATCGCCGACTCCACCATCGCCGTGCCGTTCGGCGTCATGATCTTCACGGCGTTCATGTCGGGCATCCCCGGCGAGCTGATCGCGGCCGCGCGCATCGACGGCGCCGGCACCTTCCGCACCTTCTGGTCGATCGTCCTGCCGGTCAGCCGCAACGCGCTGGTCACCGTCTCCCTCTTCAGCTTCCTGTGGGCCTGGTCCGACTTCGTCTTCGCCAACACCCTGGACGGCGGCGGCGACTGGCGCCCCATCACCCTCGGCATCTACCACTACATCGGCAACAACAACCAGGAATGGAACGCGATCATGGCCACCGCCGTCGTCGCGTCCCTGCCCGCGGCGGTCCTGCTCGTGCTGGCCCAGCGCTATGTGGCCGCCGGCGTCACCGCGGGCGCGGTCAAGGACTGA
- a CDS encoding RICIN domain-containing protein, giving the protein MSYLSPRRRLRAPLGRAGAAAVATALAATAVALTGASAQATPTSSTTLVVNAAQTLRSVTHVGTGSLYGLASASTPADSLVQPLKPNTFVQMAPGGSQLPNGEPAPAGDSLVVAAKAASAGAKVVVRMPDWYPNFPYKWVSWSDWLSAVDKQVASVKSSSATNISAYALWNEPDWTWDTTNAGAFNAGWARTFKEVRTKDTTTPIQGPSYSVWNQSWMSSFLTDAKASGTVPDVIAWHELQGSQDIAAHVSAYRALESSLGISPRPIDIEEYGTPDEMGDSGALIGYAAKFERTGVRDAELAFWNHYGTLGDTLTDTGGSPNGSYWTYKWYGDMSGNMLTTTPPAQTGIDGLASLNGAGNQISVVAGGCTGSCAVTVNGLNSLSAFGGTVHVKLEYSPDTGRTTASPGPITISDTDYTVSGGSITVPVTMNAADGYHLVVTPSGTSTSLAGRYQITNKNSGLALDTVNAGTAQGTSVVQATSTTGTDQNWTLVAAGSGLYKIVNQKSGLLLGINTMSTSNGGTALIWGDNGTADHLWQAIPARDGYYKIANYNSGLLLGVDSMSTSSGAQVLQWSDNGTADHLWKLTAR; this is encoded by the coding sequence ATGTCATACCTGAGCCCCCGCCGCCGTCTCAGAGCACCCCTCGGCCGCGCCGGCGCCGCCGCGGTGGCCACGGCCCTGGCCGCCACCGCAGTCGCCCTGACGGGCGCATCCGCCCAGGCCACCCCCACCTCGTCCACCACCCTGGTCGTCAACGCCGCACAGACCCTGCGGTCCGTCACCCACGTCGGCACGGGCAGCCTCTACGGTCTGGCGAGCGCGAGCACCCCCGCCGACAGCCTCGTGCAGCCTCTGAAGCCCAACACGTTCGTCCAGATGGCCCCGGGCGGCAGCCAGCTCCCCAACGGCGAGCCCGCTCCCGCGGGCGACTCCCTGGTCGTCGCCGCCAAGGCCGCGAGCGCGGGCGCCAAGGTCGTCGTACGGATGCCGGACTGGTATCCGAACTTCCCCTACAAGTGGGTGAGCTGGAGCGACTGGCTGTCTGCGGTCGACAAGCAGGTGGCCTCGGTGAAGTCCTCCAGCGCCACGAACATCAGCGCCTACGCGTTGTGGAACGAGCCCGACTGGACCTGGGACACCACCAACGCCGGGGCGTTCAACGCGGGTTGGGCGCGCACGTTCAAGGAGGTGCGGACCAAGGACACCACGACGCCGATCCAGGGGCCGAGTTACTCGGTGTGGAACCAGTCCTGGATGAGCTCGTTCCTCACCGACGCCAAGGCGAGCGGCACGGTCCCCGACGTCATCGCCTGGCACGAACTCCAGGGCAGCCAGGACATCGCCGCCCATGTCTCGGCCTACCGCGCGCTGGAGTCGAGCCTCGGCATCAGCCCGCGCCCGATCGACATCGAGGAGTACGGCACCCCTGACGAGATGGGCGACTCCGGTGCCCTCATCGGCTATGCCGCCAAGTTCGAACGGACCGGCGTGCGCGACGCCGAGCTCGCCTTCTGGAACCACTACGGCACCCTCGGCGACACCCTGACCGACACCGGCGGTTCGCCCAACGGCTCCTACTGGACGTACAAGTGGTACGGCGACATGTCCGGGAACATGCTCACCACCACGCCTCCCGCCCAGACCGGCATCGACGGCCTCGCCTCGCTCAACGGCGCGGGCAACCAGATCAGCGTCGTCGCCGGCGGCTGCACCGGCTCCTGCGCCGTCACGGTCAACGGCCTGAACTCCCTGTCGGCCTTCGGCGGCACGGTCCACGTCAAGCTGGAGTACTCGCCCGACACCGGCCGCACCACCGCCTCTCCGGGCCCGATCACCATCTCCGACACCGACTACACGGTCTCCGGCGGATCCATCACCGTGCCGGTCACGATGAACGCCGCCGACGGCTACCACCTGGTCGTCACCCCCAGCGGGACCTCGACGTCGCTGGCCGGGCGCTACCAGATCACCAACAAGAACAGCGGCCTCGCCCTCGACACCGTGAACGCGGGCACCGCCCAGGGCACCTCGGTCGTCCAGGCGACCTCCACCACCGGCACCGACCAGAACTGGACCCTGGTGGCCGCCGGCTCGGGCCTCTACAAGATCGTCAACCAGAAGAGCGGACTGCTGCTGGGCATCAACACCATGAGCACCAGCAACGGCGGAACGGCCCTGATCTGGGGTGACAACGGCACCGCCGACCACCTCTGGCAGGCCATACCGGCCCGTGACGGCTACTACAAGATCGCCAACTACAACAGCGGTCTGCTGCTGGGCGTCGACAGCATGAGCACGTCGTCGGGCGCCCAGGTCCTGCAGTGGTCCGACAACGGCACCGCCGACCACCTGTGGAAGCTCACCGCCCGCTGA
- a CDS encoding UDP-N-acetylglucosamine 1-carboxyvinyltransferase, with amino-acid sequence MADDYLVRIGKLIRDARQHRGWTQAQLAEALGTSQSAVNRIERGNQNISLEMIARIGEALESEIVSLGYAGPMHLRVVGGRRLSGAIDVKTSKNACVALLCASLLNRGRTVLRRVARIEEVYRLLEVLNSIGVRTRWINDGRDLELVPPASLDMAAIDAEAAVRTRSIIMFLGPLLHRMDHFKLPYAGGCDLGTRTIEPHMIALRRFGLEVAATEGQYHAVVDRAVRPDRPIVLTERGDTVTENALLAAARHNGVTVIRNASSNYMVQDLCFFLEALGVAVEGIGTTTLTVHGVPEIDVDVDYSPSEDPVEAMSLLAAAVVTESELTVRRVPIEFLEIELAVLEEMGLDHDRTPEYFADNGRTRLVDLTVRPSKLEAPIDKIHPMPFPGLNIDNVPFFAAIAAVAQGKTLIHDWVYDNRAIYLTDLNRLGGRLQLLDPHRVLVEGPTRWRAAEMMCPPALRPAVVVLLAMMAAEGTSVLRNVYVINRGYEDLAERLNSIGAQIEIFRDI; translated from the coding sequence ATGGCAGACGACTACCTCGTACGCATCGGCAAGCTCATCCGTGACGCTCGGCAGCACCGGGGCTGGACACAGGCGCAGCTGGCCGAGGCGCTCGGCACCAGCCAGAGCGCTGTCAACCGTATCGAGCGCGGGAACCAGAACATCAGCCTTGAGATGATCGCTCGTATCGGTGAAGCCCTGGAGAGCGAGATCGTCTCGCTGGGCTACGCGGGACCGATGCATCTGCGCGTCGTGGGCGGCCGCCGGCTGTCCGGCGCGATCGACGTGAAGACGAGCAAGAACGCCTGCGTGGCCCTGCTGTGCGCCTCGCTGCTCAACCGGGGGCGCACGGTGCTGCGCCGGGTGGCCCGCATCGAGGAGGTCTACCGCCTGCTCGAGGTGCTCAACTCCATCGGCGTACGCACCCGTTGGATCAACGACGGCCGTGACCTGGAGCTCGTGCCGCCGGCCTCGCTGGACATGGCGGCGATCGACGCGGAGGCGGCCGTACGCACCCGCTCCATCATCATGTTCCTCGGCCCGCTGCTGCACCGGATGGACCACTTCAAGCTGCCGTACGCCGGCGGCTGCGACCTCGGCACGCGGACCATCGAGCCGCACATGATCGCGCTGCGTCGGTTCGGGCTCGAGGTCGCCGCGACGGAGGGGCAGTACCACGCCGTCGTCGACCGCGCGGTCCGCCCGGACCGGCCGATCGTGCTGACGGAACGCGGGGACACGGTCACCGAGAACGCGCTGCTCGCGGCCGCCCGGCACAACGGCGTCACCGTCATCCGCAACGCCTCCTCCAACTACATGGTCCAGGACCTGTGTTTCTTCCTGGAGGCGCTCGGCGTCGCGGTCGAGGGCATCGGCACCACCACGCTCACCGTGCACGGCGTGCCGGAGATCGACGTCGACGTCGACTACTCCCCCTCCGAGGACCCGGTCGAGGCGATGAGCCTGCTGGCCGCCGCCGTCGTCACCGAGTCCGAGCTGACGGTACGCCGGGTGCCGATCGAGTTCCTGGAGATCGAGCTGGCGGTCCTGGAGGAGATGGGGCTCGACCACGACCGTACGCCGGAGTACTTCGCGGACAACGGACGGACCCGTCTGGTCGACCTCACCGTCCGGCCCTCCAAGCTGGAGGCGCCGATCGACAAGATCCACCCGATGCCGTTCCCGGGCCTGAACATCGACAACGTGCCCTTCTTCGCGGCCATCGCCGCCGTCGCCCAGGGCAAGACCCTCATCCACGACTGGGTCTACGACAACCGCGCGATCTATCTGACCGACCTCAACCGCCTCGGCGGCCGCCTCCAACTCCTCGACCCGCACCGCGTGTTGGTCGAGGGCCCGACGCGCTGGCGCGCCGCCGAGATGATGTGCCCGCCCGCCCTGCGCCCCGCCGTGGTCGTCCTGCTGGCGATGATGGCCGCGGAGGGCACGTCCGTGCTGCGCAACGTGTACGTCATCAACCGCGGCTACGAGGACCTCGCCGAGCGGCTGAACTCGATCGGGGCGCAGATCGAGATCTTCCGGGACATCTGA
- a CDS encoding TetR/AcrR family transcriptional regulator, with amino-acid sequence MLLRAGATALTSRAVTAEAGCAKGVLRRRFADFDAFLAELVLNRIGRLRLRAADPDVSAGTGAVVGDLTAALTELFGSVAVAIVALVVSRDGLRARLRAAGSTGVPLLAEAAALLAEYPAAERARGRIAPDADADADTLAPALIGAAHLLFAGGGMGEPPREGGAKVVRAVVGGVVSEGGGEPGHDHSAPMY; translated from the coding sequence GTGCTTCTGCGGGCCGGGGCGACCGCGCTGACCAGCAGGGCGGTCACCGCTGAAGCGGGCTGCGCCAAAGGCGTGCTGCGCCGGCGCTTCGCCGACTTCGACGCCTTCCTCGCGGAGCTGGTCCTGAACCGCATCGGCCGGCTCCGGCTCCGGGCGGCGGACCCGGACGTGTCCGCCGGGACCGGCGCCGTCGTAGGCGATCTCACCGCCGCCCTGACGGAGCTGTTCGGCTCGGTCGCCGTGGCGATCGTCGCCCTGGTCGTCTCCCGCGACGGGCTGCGCGCCCGTCTGCGCGCCGCCGGCTCGACGGGCGTACCCCTCCTGGCGGAGGCGGCGGCCCTCCTCGCCGAGTATCCGGCCGCCGAGCGCGCCCGTGGCCGCATCGCCCCGGACGCCGACGCCGACGCCGACACCCTCGCCCCCGCCCTGATCGGCGCGGCCCATCTGCTGTTCGCGGGCGGAGGGATGGGCGAGCCGCCGCGGGAAGGGGGGGCGAAGGTCGTGCGGGCGGTGGTGGGCGGGGTGGTTTCCGAAGGCGGGGGCGAGCCTGGGCATGACCATTCAGCCCCCATGTACTAG